The following are encoded together in the Paludisphaera mucosa genome:
- a CDS encoding PhoH family protein codes for MPEVTIALEGQNEELAVFGSRDQHLRQIRDALGVKVLARHGELRIEGDPARVEQAREIFEGLRSLFRVRRTILSADVADLIDKIVHVPDEGSGTVEIREGNRVVRPRTGGQNRYLQALRDNALVLCIGPAGTGKTYLAVSTAVSALRQGRIKKIVLVRPAVEAGEHLGFLPGDLEAKINPYLRPLLDALHDLMPYDQIRRYMDNDLIEIAPLAYMRGRTLNDSVIILDEGQNATTSQMKMFLTRMGQNSRIIVTGDVTQVDLPPGAKSGLADAVERLSRVPGVAAVMLDRTDIVRHPLVQAIVDAYEAVEVIPAELEERLGKPPRAPAEPPPAPASVAGEAG; via the coding sequence ATGCCAGAAGTCACCATAGCGCTCGAGGGCCAGAACGAGGAACTCGCGGTCTTCGGCAGCCGCGACCAGCATCTCCGGCAGATTCGCGACGCGCTCGGGGTGAAAGTTCTGGCTCGGCACGGCGAGCTTCGCATCGAGGGCGATCCGGCCCGCGTCGAGCAGGCGCGGGAGATCTTCGAGGGCCTTCGTTCCCTCTTCCGCGTGCGGCGGACGATCCTCTCGGCCGACGTCGCCGACCTGATCGACAAGATCGTCCACGTGCCCGACGAAGGGTCCGGGACGGTCGAGATCCGCGAGGGGAACCGCGTCGTGCGACCCCGGACGGGGGGCCAGAACCGCTACCTCCAGGCCCTCCGCGACAACGCCCTGGTCCTCTGCATCGGCCCCGCCGGGACGGGCAAGACCTACCTGGCGGTCTCCACGGCCGTCTCCGCCCTGCGACAGGGCCGGATCAAGAAGATCGTGCTGGTGCGGCCGGCCGTCGAGGCGGGCGAGCACCTGGGCTTCCTGCCGGGCGACCTGGAGGCCAAGATCAACCCCTACCTCCGCCCGCTGCTCGACGCCCTGCACGACCTGATGCCTTACGATCAGATCCGCCGCTACATGGACAACGACCTGATCGAGATCGCCCCCCTGGCCTACATGCGGGGCCGCACGCTCAACGATTCCGTGATCATCCTCGACGAGGGCCAGAACGCCACGACGTCGCAGATGAAGATGTTCCTGACCCGCATGGGCCAGAACTCGCGGATCATCGTCACCGGCGACGTCACCCAGGTCGACCTGCCCCCGGGCGCGAAGAGCGGCCTGGCCGACGCCGTCGAACGGCTGTCCCGGGTGCCCGGCGTCGCCGCCGTGATGCTCGACCGGACCGACATCGTCCGGCACCCGCTCGTCCAGGCGATCGTCGACGCCTACGAGGCCGTCGAGGTGATCCCCGCCGAGCTGGAAGAACGGCTCGGCAAGCCCCCGCGGGCCCCCGCCGAGCCCCCCCCCGCCCCGGCGTCCGTGGCCGGAGAGGCGGGGTGA
- a CDS encoding HD family phosphohydrolase, with amino-acid sequence MSIGKRRPKPNRAQLRSFPSVTLQQNRTARQRARIVSFSLIALTVLVTSAIVHGSGPPFVYRLGQRPEREIRVKVKEFRIRNQTKTSNERQAAADQVPLVMINDPAPIKDLAERLDDLTVTIAKSQHYEDVDPTVVSTWKLKREAYLDVKAATDTPQRRDNLHVQIAKAFAPLLDAGVLGPGALPRNEESSRTLAIRDVGQSADEARIFPRERVVPERIVKPDGPVAKEFVAAFTPSRVGETLFQLVADRLDGRPTLSFDQEETARLREIARNAVGEKYDPFREGQVLVEQGQAIGEEQLILLRMEHDTAISELTYGEKFQRALGVLALVSSLFILAGFYVARHERRIASDLGRIAMLCALVVLCVGVVRLLANQAWNAELIPVAAAAMILAIAYNPNFGLMATFALSILTCMALGTGISHFLILLGGTAAGVLGLNDVRTRTKLIKVGATSAAVYLILTWAAGLWEHQPIELIRSDGLWRAGWGLMAGFFMGGSLPFLENAFGIVTGISLLELGDNTHPLLQELVRRAPGTHNHSITVGAIAEAAAERIGANGLLVRIGAYFHDIGKMLKPHYFIENQVGSTNRHANLAPAMSTLIIIGHVKDGVDLGRQHHLPERIIDLIEQHHGTTLVEYFYHEANRRNGGNPDAAVVQESAFRYPGPKPQTKEAGILMMSDCVESASRTLSEPTPSRIEGLVSELIDKRLRDGQFDESGLTLREIAEIRDSLIKSLIGIYHGRVKYPEQRTA; translated from the coding sequence ATGAGCATCGGTAAACGGCGCCCGAAGCCGAATCGGGCGCAATTGCGATCCTTCCCGAGCGTCACGCTCCAGCAGAACCGCACCGCGAGGCAGCGGGCCCGCATCGTGAGCTTCTCGCTGATCGCGCTGACGGTCCTCGTCACCTCGGCGATCGTCCACGGCTCCGGCCCGCCGTTCGTCTACCGCCTGGGCCAGCGCCCGGAGCGAGAGATCCGCGTCAAGGTCAAGGAGTTCCGGATCCGGAACCAGACCAAGACCAGCAACGAGCGCCAGGCCGCGGCCGACCAGGTCCCCCTGGTCATGATCAACGACCCGGCCCCGATCAAGGACCTGGCCGAACGGCTCGACGACCTGACGGTCACGATCGCCAAGTCCCAGCACTACGAGGACGTCGACCCGACGGTCGTCTCGACCTGGAAGCTCAAGCGCGAGGCCTATCTCGACGTCAAGGCGGCCACCGACACCCCCCAGCGCCGCGACAACCTGCACGTCCAGATCGCCAAGGCGTTCGCCCCCCTGCTGGACGCCGGCGTGCTCGGTCCCGGGGCCCTGCCCCGCAACGAGGAATCGAGCCGGACGCTGGCGATCCGCGACGTCGGCCAGTCGGCCGACGAGGCCCGCATCTTCCCCCGCGAGCGCGTGGTCCCTGAGCGGATCGTCAAGCCCGACGGACCGGTCGCCAAGGAGTTCGTGGCGGCGTTCACCCCCAGCCGCGTCGGCGAGACCCTGTTCCAACTGGTCGCCGACCGCCTCGACGGCCGCCCCACCCTGTCGTTCGACCAGGAGGAGACCGCCCGCCTCCGCGAGATCGCCCGCAACGCCGTGGGCGAGAAATACGACCCTTTCCGCGAGGGCCAGGTGCTCGTCGAGCAGGGCCAGGCCATCGGCGAGGAGCAGCTCATCCTGCTGCGCATGGAGCACGACACCGCCATCTCCGAGCTGACCTACGGCGAGAAGTTTCAGCGCGCCCTCGGCGTGCTGGCCCTGGTCTCGTCGCTCTTCATCCTGGCCGGCTTCTACGTCGCCCGCCACGAGCGCCGGATCGCCTCGGACCTGGGGCGGATCGCCATGCTCTGCGCCCTGGTCGTGCTCTGCGTCGGCGTCGTCCGCTTGCTGGCGAACCAGGCCTGGAACGCGGAGTTGATCCCGGTGGCCGCGGCGGCCATGATTCTGGCGATCGCCTACAACCCGAATTTCGGCCTGATGGCGACCTTCGCCCTCTCGATCCTGACGTGCATGGCCCTGGGGACCGGGATCTCCCACTTCCTGATCCTCCTGGGGGGGACGGCCGCCGGCGTGCTCGGCCTGAACGACGTGCGGACGCGGACCAAGCTGATCAAGGTGGGGGCGACCTCGGCCGCGGTCTACCTGATCCTGACCTGGGCCGCCGGCCTCTGGGAGCACCAGCCGATCGAGCTGATCCGCAGCGACGGCCTCTGGCGCGCGGGGTGGGGGCTGATGGCGGGCTTCTTCATGGGCGGCAGCCTGCCGTTCCTGGAGAACGCCTTCGGGATCGTCACCGGCATCAGCCTGCTGGAGCTGGGCGACAACACCCACCCCCTGCTCCAGGAGCTGGTCCGGCGCGCCCCGGGGACGCACAACCACTCGATCACCGTCGGCGCGATCGCCGAGGCGGCGGCCGAGCGGATCGGGGCCAACGGCCTGCTGGTGCGGATCGGGGCCTACTTCCACGACATCGGCAAGATGCTCAAGCCCCACTATTTCATCGAGAACCAGGTGGGCTCGACGAACCGCCACGCCAACCTCGCGCCGGCGATGAGCACGCTGATCATCATCGGCCACGTCAAGGACGGCGTCGACCTGGGCCGGCAGCACCACCTGCCCGAGCGGATCATCGACCTGATCGAGCAGCACCACGGCACGACCCTGGTCGAGTACTTCTACCACGAGGCCAACCGCCGCAACGGCGGCAACCCCGACGCCGCGGTGGTCCAGGAGAGCGCCTTCCGCTATCCCGGGCCCAAGCCCCAGACCAAGGAGGCCGGCATCCTGATGATGTCGGACTGCGTGGAGAGCGCCAGCCGGACCCTCTCCGAACCGACGCCGTCGCGGATCGAAGGTTTGGTGAGCGAGCTGATCGACAAGCGGCTGCGCGACGGCCAGTTCGACGAGTCGGGCCTCACGCTCCGCGAGATCGCCGAGATCCGCGACAGCCTGATCAAGTCCCTGATCGGCATCTACCACGGCCGCGTCAAGTATCCCGAGCAGAGGACCGCCTGA
- the ybeY gene encoding rRNA maturation RNase YbeY: MHPPADDELDFEGDDPQPPPPPDFEVDVGDSQGHVAIDRDAVRALVERVLRGEGVAAASISVAFVDDPTIHRVNREHLAHDEPTDVITFLLSDEDDERLSGEVVVSAQTAARVAAEVGVEPWNEVALYVVHGLLHLCGCDDLDEASAAEMRAREDAALARVGLANPFLPAGRRTSP; encoded by the coding sequence TTGCACCCGCCGGCCGACGACGAGCTTGATTTCGAGGGCGACGACCCCCAGCCCCCGCCGCCGCCCGATTTCGAGGTGGACGTCGGCGACTCGCAGGGCCACGTCGCGATCGACCGCGACGCCGTCAGGGCGCTCGTCGAGCGGGTCCTGCGCGGCGAAGGGGTCGCCGCGGCGTCGATCTCGGTGGCCTTCGTCGACGACCCGACCATCCACCGCGTCAACCGCGAGCACCTCGCCCACGACGAGCCGACCGACGTCATCACGTTCCTCCTCTCGGACGAGGACGACGAACGCCTCTCGGGCGAGGTCGTCGTCTCGGCCCAGACCGCCGCGAGGGTGGCGGCCGAGGTCGGCGTCGAGCCCTGGAACGAGGTCGCCCTGTACGTGGTCCACGGCCTGCTGCACCTCTGCGGCTGCGACGACCTCGACGAGGCCTCGGCGGCCGAGATGCGGGCCCGCGAGGACGCCGCCCTGGCCCGCGTGGGCCTGGCCAACCCCTTCCTCCCGGCCGGACGTCGAACCTCACCCTGA
- a CDS encoding adenylosuccinate synthase, translated as MGSTCVVGLQWGDEAKGKIVDLLCDNHDVVVRYQGGANAGHTVVHEGVTYKLSLVPTGILRDHVHAVIANGVVIHPPALLKEMDALRAQGVKFEGRLHISDRAHVILPYHLAEERLTEESSSAADHLGTTRRGIGPCYKDKVGRVHGVRVADLYRPAEFRERLKRIVDYKNRLLTAMLPDFEPFDDERVADEYLIHAEQLHSFVCDATSKLHEAVAQGRRLMFEGAQGSLLDVDHGSYPYVTSSSSSAVGTAPGSGVPARFIDRWIGVVKAYTTRVGGGPFPTEQDNEIGERIRRIGREYGTVTGRPRRCGWFDAVATGYSARVSGSTEIAVMLLDVLSGLEELKVAVSYERDGRKVDVLPASLADLERCRPVYETLPGWTEDLTAARKWDDLPKNAKDYVEFLGRVVGVPASIVSVGPDRSQTILVPRDR; from the coding sequence GTGGGTTCGACGTGCGTGGTCGGCCTCCAGTGGGGAGACGAGGCCAAGGGCAAGATCGTGGACCTGTTGTGCGACAACCACGACGTGGTGGTCCGCTATCAGGGGGGCGCGAACGCCGGGCATACGGTCGTCCATGAAGGGGTGACGTACAAGCTCTCGCTGGTCCCGACCGGGATCCTCCGCGATCACGTCCATGCCGTCATCGCCAACGGGGTGGTGATCCACCCCCCGGCGCTGCTCAAGGAGATGGACGCGCTGCGGGCGCAGGGGGTGAAGTTCGAGGGCCGGCTGCACATCAGCGATCGCGCCCACGTCATCCTCCCCTACCACCTCGCCGAGGAGCGGCTCACCGAGGAATCCTCGTCCGCGGCCGACCACCTGGGGACGACCCGCCGGGGGATCGGCCCCTGCTACAAGGACAAGGTCGGCCGGGTCCACGGCGTCCGCGTCGCCGACCTGTACCGGCCGGCCGAGTTCCGCGAGCGGCTCAAGCGGATCGTCGACTACAAGAACCGGCTGCTGACGGCGATGCTCCCCGACTTCGAGCCCTTCGACGACGAGCGGGTGGCGGATGAGTACCTGATCCACGCCGAGCAGCTCCATTCCTTCGTCTGCGACGCCACCTCCAAGCTGCACGAGGCCGTCGCCCAGGGCCGTCGGCTGATGTTCGAGGGGGCCCAGGGCTCGCTGCTCGACGTCGACCACGGCAGCTACCCGTACGTGACCAGCTCCAGCAGCAGCGCCGTGGGGACCGCCCCGGGCTCGGGCGTGCCGGCGCGGTTCATCGACCGCTGGATCGGCGTCGTCAAGGCGTACACCACCCGGGTCGGCGGCGGGCCCTTCCCCACCGAGCAGGACAACGAGATCGGCGAGCGGATCCGGCGCATCGGCCGCGAGTACGGGACGGTCACCGGCCGCCCCCGGCGTTGCGGCTGGTTCGACGCCGTCGCCACCGGCTATTCGGCCCGGGTGAGCGGCTCGACCGAGATCGCCGTCATGCTGCTGGACGTCCTCAGCGGGCTCGAGGAGCTGAAGGTCGCCGTCTCGTACGAGCGGGACGGCCGGAAGGTCGACGTCCTGCCGGCCTCGCTGGCCGACCTGGAACGCTGCCGGCCGGTCTACGAGACCCTGCCGGGCTGGACCGAGGACCTGACGGCCGCCCGGAAGTGGGACGACCTGCCCAAAAACGCGAAAGACTACGTCGAATTCCTGGGCCGCGTCGTGGGCGTGCCGGCGTCGATCGTCTCCGTCGGCCCCGATCGCAGCCAGACGATCCTGGTCCCGCGGGATCGGTGA
- a CDS encoding isoprenyl transferase: MRADDRPPLNITDEGRARLEAWGLRPEQLPRHVAIIMDGNGRWAQARGFPRIVGHRRGIQSVRSVVEEGVRLGLEQLTLYCLSVENWKRPPRELRFLMRLLRHFLVAERAELMEQNVRVCMIGRREGLPPEVLAEMDRTTAETAGNGGMTLRLAINYGGRTEILDAARRIAEDVRAGRLDPASLDEATFAGYLETAGADDPDLLIRTAGEMRISNFLLWQVSYTELWVTPTLWPDFRGGDLLQACADFAGRERKFGGLPASSLAAGTSAG; this comes from the coding sequence ATGCGAGCAGACGACCGACCGCCGCTGAACATCACCGACGAGGGCCGGGCGCGGCTGGAAGCCTGGGGCCTCAGGCCCGAGCAGCTCCCCCGCCACGTCGCGATCATCATGGACGGCAACGGCCGGTGGGCGCAGGCCCGGGGCTTCCCCCGGATCGTCGGCCACCGCCGCGGCATCCAGAGCGTCCGGTCGGTCGTCGAGGAGGGCGTCCGGCTGGGGCTCGAACAGCTCACGCTCTACTGCCTCTCGGTCGAGAACTGGAAGCGGCCCCCGCGCGAGCTGCGGTTCCTGATGCGGCTGCTTCGGCACTTCCTGGTCGCCGAGCGCGCCGAGCTGATGGAGCAGAACGTCCGGGTGTGCATGATCGGCCGCCGCGAAGGGCTCCCGCCGGAGGTCCTGGCCGAGATGGACCGGACGACCGCGGAGACCGCCGGCAACGGCGGGATGACCCTGCGCCTCGCCATCAATTACGGCGGCCGGACCGAGATCCTCGACGCCGCGCGACGGATCGCCGAGGACGTCCGCGCCGGCCGGCTCGACCCCGCATCGCTCGACGAGGCGACCTTCGCCGGCTACCTGGAGACGGCCGGGGCCGACGACCCCGACCTGTTGATCCGGACCGCGGGCGAGATGCGGATCAGCAACTTCCTGCTCTGGCAGGTCTCGTACACGGAACTCTGGGTCACGCCCACGCTCTGGCCCGACTTCCGGGGCGGCGACCTGCTCCAGGCCTGCGCCGACTTCGCCGGCCGCGAGCGGAAGTTCGGCGGCCTGCCGGCCTCCTCGCTGGCCGCGGGGACCTCCGCGGGTTAA
- a CDS encoding phosphatidate cytidylyltransferase has protein sequence MLRTRVVSGVLIVAALVLVLYVDQSLAPWFPLWFVLSALVMGATAWELIGLMAHTPARPSAAVVGGGLLAILAADWVPHISQFCQTSDPISGIVLDPGAAISVFAWPFLSFTAVLMATFVVESLKYDQPGRSMAAIAGTLLVVAYVGILGSFMVQMRWLDGCKHGLLPLAFLIATAKGADVGAYTFGRLVGRRKLWPAISPNKTIEGAVGGLIFSTAAALIVEAVARRLGITGLSWPGALGFGLVLGVVAQVGDLMESLIKRDCGRKDASATVPGFGGVLDVLDSLLFGAPVAYGLWACLGP, from the coding sequence ATGCTCCGCACCCGCGTCGTCAGCGGCGTCCTGATCGTCGCCGCATTGGTCCTGGTCCTCTACGTCGACCAGTCACTGGCCCCCTGGTTCCCCCTCTGGTTCGTGCTCTCGGCGCTCGTCATGGGGGCGACGGCCTGGGAGTTGATCGGGCTCATGGCGCACACCCCGGCCCGCCCGTCCGCCGCGGTCGTGGGGGGCGGTCTCCTGGCGATCCTGGCCGCCGACTGGGTCCCCCACATCTCGCAGTTCTGCCAAACGTCCGATCCCATCTCCGGGATCGTGCTCGACCCGGGTGCGGCCATCAGCGTCTTCGCCTGGCCTTTTTTGAGCTTCACGGCCGTGCTGATGGCGACGTTCGTCGTCGAGAGCCTGAAATACGACCAGCCCGGTCGCTCCATGGCCGCGATCGCCGGGACGCTGCTGGTCGTCGCCTACGTGGGGATCCTGGGCAGCTTCATGGTCCAGATGCGCTGGCTCGACGGCTGCAAGCACGGATTACTCCCCTTGGCGTTCCTCATCGCCACGGCCAAGGGGGCGGACGTCGGCGCCTATACGTTCGGCCGGCTCGTGGGACGTCGCAAACTCTGGCCGGCGATCAGCCCCAACAAAACGATCGAAGGCGCGGTGGGGGGCCTGATCTTCTCGACCGCCGCCGCCCTGATCGTCGAGGCCGTCGCCCGCCGACTGGGGATCACCGGCCTGAGCTGGCCGGGCGCGCTCGGTTTCGGGTTGGTTCTCGGGGTCGTCGCCCAGGTCGGCGACCTGATGGAGTCGCTGATCAAGCGCGACTGCGGTCGCAAGGACGCCTCGGCGACGGTCCCCGGCTTCGGGGGGGTCCTCGACGTCCTCGATTCGCTCCTCTTCGGCGCGCCGGTCGCCTATGGATTGTGGGCCTGCCTGGGCCCATGA